TCCAGAAGAGAACTCTCTTTAttgtatttgagacagggtctcactctgttgcctaggctagagtgcagtagtgcaatcacagctcagtgcagcctcagcctcctgggttcgagagatcttgccaccttggcctccagagtcgctggaaccacaggtgcacaccattatgccggctaatttttgtattttttgtagcaatggggtctcactatattgcctaggctggtctcaaactcctggactcgagtgatcatgatccttccaccttggcctcccaaagtgttgggattatgggcacgaGCCACCGCATTTGGCTTGAAGAGTACTCTCATTTATACTTCTGATAAGCTTTCTGATGGAAAAGAAAGGCATTTTTAGGCACGAAGCACGAAATGGACAGCACCTTGGGTATACTTTCAGGGACatgaaaaaatgtaattattacttATATGCatcatagaagaaaaaataagcttTATAATAGTTGGTTTGGAAAACTAGAGCGAACACAGCATTTCTTATGGATGATGGGAGAAGATGGAATTAACACCAGGCTGATATTAGTTGACAACAAATATCAGAGTGCTTGCTCTGTGCTCTAGTTAATTTGTCAGATTTCACAGGGATTTTTGGTACAAGAAAGCTTTGTGGAATATATGCATTCTATGCGCCAGGCTTAGTGCAAGGtattattagagaaaaaagacttaaaatagaAGGTACTCTATAGCTATATTAGATCAGGTCAGCACTTGGGAAAGTTAGCTTATAGACCCAGTTTTGCCATTAAATACAGAACTTCATAAAGTTCTatggcttctctgggcctcagcttcttcatcaataaaatgggcAGAGGTGAACCAGACGACCTCTAAGGTTCCTTTAGATTCTAAaatgatgtaatttttaaaacctttgaaatgtttattcaggtctTCTCTCCTTGAGGTGTTCTTGGGACCGGAGATATTCCATTTGAAACCCTGAGACAACCATACCTCAAGCTCAGAGTGCTTAAGAATTttctgccaggtgcggtggctcacaccagtaatcccagcatttggggaggccaaggcgggcggatcatgaggtcaggagatcgagaccatcctggctaacacggtgaaaccctgcctctactaaaaatacaaaaaaattagccagtgcaggccgggcgcggtggctcacgcctgtaatcccagcagtttgggaggccaaggcgggcggatcacgaagtcaggagatcgagaccatcctggctaacatggtgaaaccccgtctctactaaaaatacaaaaaattagccgggcgtggtggcgggtgcctatagtcccagctacttgggaggctgaggcaggagaatggtgtgaacccgggaggcgaagcttgcagtaagccgagatcgcgccactgtactccagcctgggcgatagagcgagactctgtctcacaaaaaaaaaaaaaaaaaaattagccggtgtggtggcgggcgcctgtagtcccagctactcgggaggctgagtcaggataatggcgtgaacctgggaggcagagcttgtagtgagccgagatcgcgccactgtactccagcctaggcgacagagcgggactccatctcagaaaaaaaaagaaaaaaagaatttcccaAAAGAAGGTATCCTTTAGGTTTTCATCCCTATGCCCCAGTCTGGAATCTCTACACACAGAATTGTGGACAGACTTATAGTCCAGATTGACAATGGCTAGTGATAGATACACTTTATTGTTGCCACTGGCATCAAATTTAAAAGCTTAGGCTGGCAAGCAAGGCCTCTCATTAAACAACCTTCCTTACCTCGTCTGTCCCTATCCGATAAAGCCCTTACTTTTCAGCTGAGTTGGTCACAtccattttccccttcctgtCTCTGTTCTTGCTGGTCCCTCCATCTGGATGGGCAGGGAAGGAAGAATAATGCATATCCGTTATTTCCTTCAAGACCAAGCCCTGTCTTACTTTATGTTTCAACAGCCATGAACACAAGGGATTTCTAGAATTCTACACTACCATACACTATGTTCCCCTGCTTCCTCATGGAGGTTCCTCTATTCTCCACAATTAGACTCTAAAGACGTGGTATTGAGTGGGCACTGACTGAAAGCTTATCTAGTTTATGAGTGGAGTGGAATCTCAGAAGGTAGAAGAATTAAAGGTTCAGGCCTCTCCTACCTTTATCCTGTATCAATCCCaaaactcttctttctcctccattaTCTTTCCTGTCTATATAACTCCTTATCTTCAAGCTTAATGTAAGGGCAATTCCAGGCATGAAAAGACAACACAGTTTGTActtttggtttcatattttttcagttaatttcagtaaaaacataatatataaaaggCATTGCCACCATTTTCCCCTCCTGGGGGTGATCCATCAAGCCAGTGTGGGCTGCTCCAGTGGTTCATAGCTCATCATGCGATATGTGCAGGGCATGGTCACAAAGATCTGCAAATGGCAAACAATTTAAAGGAATATGCCATTCTCATACTGATATCTGCCAGTATCAAGAAAATTTCCCAGACCAAgctgacacaaacacacaccaacCACCATTCTGCAGAATATATGCTTATAAATGATAAAACATCCCCACTGTCCTCTCACCTGTATCTCAGGGTCAAGGGGACACAAATTCTGAAAGCTGACAGAAAATGTGGAGGAACACCCCAAGTCCCTAAGCCAAGGGAAATGGAAGACAGCTCTTGACCTAATACCAGAGGTTTCTGGGATGGGGGTGTATGGGTGAGTTAGGGAATGTCAGGTTCCACAGAGCTACTAGAACAGGAGATAAAGTGGGGGCAGCTTACCTGTTCGCTTACTGCAAAGTTTGTCTTTAACATTGTCAGCCTCTCGGGAAAAGAATTCAATGAGTTCATCCTCGTATTCCTCCACAATGCTCTCACACTGCCAACCCAAGGGAGAAATGGGTGACACAGGGCAATAAGAGGCCTCTTGCCTTCACTTCCAAAGAGGAGGACAAGGATATCAGCCTAACTTTCTAATTGGTTCTCCAACAACCCCTTAATGTCCAAGAACCAGCTACCGATTCCCATAGCTCACCGCAAACTTGAGGGTGCCGCTAATATCTGAGTCGATTCGGATGCCTTGTAGGTCCAGTTCACTGGATTCTCCATTCCGGCCCACTACACGTACGTAGTTCTTGCGATGGGTGGAAGGATCAATCTGTTCCCCATACTCCTTCATCCGGTCACATATCTCCTCCAGCAGCTCTGTGAGGTGGGCCTCTGAGCGGGCATAAGGCACCTAGAAATGTCCTCAGCCTTGGGTCACTCTCTTCTACCTCTGTACATTAGTAATTTATATCCTTACTTTTCTTTCCAAATCTAGCTCCAACAACCTATTCTAAAAAGCTTTCCCTAATTGATTTtaattagttttgtttgtttgtttgttttttgagatggggttttgctcttgttgcccaggctggagtgcattggcgccatctcggcttattgcaacctctgcctcctgggttcaagtgattctcctgcctcagcctcctgagtagctgggactacaggcatgcaccaccacacccagctaacttttgtatttttagtagagatggggtttctctgtgttggtcgggctggtctcaaactccagacctcaggtgatctgcctgcctcggcatcccaaagtgctgggattacagacgtgagccactgtgcctggcctagtgtggttttcatttattttattttatttatttatttatttttttgagacggagtctcactctttcgcccaggccggacgcagtggcactatcttggctcagtgcaagctccgcctccagggttcacaccattctcctgcctcagcctcccgggtagctgggactacaggcgcccaccaccacgcccagctaattttttgtatttttagtagagacgggtttcaccgtgctagccaggatggtctcgatctcctgacctagtgatccgcccaccttggcctccccaggtgctgggattacaggcatgagccaccgcgcccggcctggttttAAATTAATATGGTTTACTTGATAGTTTcaaagtacttcttttttttttttttttttttttttttgagacaggcctcactccgttgcccaggctggagtgcagtggtgtgatgactGAGGCTCACTACAGCTTGGAtctcccaggcttaggtgatcctcccatctcagcctcacacagatgcacaccaccacacccagctacttttttatattttttttgtagagacggggtcttgccatgttgcccaggctggtctcgaactcctgtgctcaagtgatctgcctgccttggcctccaagagtgctgggattacaggtatgagccactgtacttggcaGTAGTTTCaactatatgattttattttacctcattgtacaattctttttttttttctttttttttttgagatggagtttcactcttgttgcccaggctggagtgcaatggcgcgatctcggctcaccgcaagctccacctcccgggttcaagtgattctcctgcctcagcttcccgagtagttgggattacaggcatgtgccaccacgcccagctaattttgtatttttagtagagacggggtttctccatgttggtcaggctggtctcaaactcccaacttcaggtaatccacccgcctcagcctcccaaagtgctgggactacaggcatgaaccaccgtgcccggcaccTCATTGTACAATTCTAAGAAACAAGACAGTTAACATTAGCTCCAAGTTATAAACAGAATTTTTTGATTAACCTGATCAACTTATACTTCTAATTTCTATagatgaagataatttttttttaaattatagtttaagttctgagatacatgtgcagaacgtgcaggtttgttgcataggtatacatgtgccatggtggtttgctacacccatcaacctgtcatctacattaggtatttctcctaatgctatccctcccctagcccccaacacCCCAACAGGACCTgatgtgtgacgttcccctccctgtgtccatgtgttcattaatattttatttttggccgggcgtggt
This sequence is a window from Homo sapiens chromosome 12, GRCh38.p14 Primary Assembly. Protein-coding genes within it:
- the CNPY2 gene encoding protein canopy homolog 2 isoform 1 precursor (isoform 1 precursor is encoded by transcript variant 1), encoding MKGWGWLALLLGALLGTAWARRSQDLHCGACRALVDELEWEIAQVDPKKTIQMGSFRINPDGSQSVVEVPYARSEAHLTELLEEICDRMKEYGEQIDPSTHRKNYVRVVGRNGESSELDLQGIRIDSDISGTLKFACESIVEEYEDELIEFFSREADNVKDKLCSKRTDLCDHALHISHDEL